The DNA sequence CTCTACAGCATGTGGAGGTTTTACATTCCTCCCTTGAACGTGGGAGTGTCTCAATCAAAGGTGATCCGAAAGCTGCGCTCCTGCTCCTTGCGGCGACTCTCACAAACCTTGGTCACCTCTTCCAcctttctctgcagcacagctgtggcagAAACGAGGCATTAATGTCCCAGTCACCCCAGAACATAACCCTGCAGAGTTTTGCTTGCAGgacaaagcaaaacatttcaagCAGGGCATTTCTGGTAAAACACTGCAGTTGTCAGGAGTAACTTCCCAGCAGAGGCCTCGAAtcaggcacagcaggagaatTCAAGCAGATGTCAGaagggacagtgccactgaagGTGAGGAGGAAGATTCCTCGGGCATCTTCAGGAATTCAGGGATGAACACTCACACACTTGCTCCTGCTTCCCATTCACATTGCCAAAAGGCTGCAGGACAAATCTCACCTGAGTTCTGGTCAATCCACTGCAGGGAATCCATGTGTGCATTCAAAATTTTACAGATCTGCTGAAgctgagcagagagagaaggtgCAAATCAGTTGTGAGGCTGCATAAACACCAGGAGGAGCCAAAGGCAAAGTTTCTCCTTGCCCAGCTTCCCTAAGACAGCAGCCACTTAGCCAGGGAAGTGTGTGCAGCAACGCTGCTGCTTTGCTACTCCATACCAGCAAAAAAATTGCAGAGTTTAGATGATATGTCTGTGGCTTTGGCTTATTTAATTTAGCCCTAGGAACCAGCAGAACATTCATCACCCTAGTCTTAGGGTGGCAAAATTCAAAATGAATGTGGAAAAACACAGTCTGCAATActgaaaggaaatttttatggaaaaaaaggcTGCTGAGTACAGCCATAAGGAGCATCATGATAAAttcaatataaataataaaaaataaaaataaaaacatgcacATACCGGGTCACTCGTGTCTGCTGGGCCCCTTGATGTGTTCAGGTGCTCAGTGATGTCCTTCAGATCTTGTGCCATGCGCTTCAGCTGAGCATCGATGTTCTCAGCCAGTTTGTAgctgcagagcacacaggaaCCAAGATCAGAATGGTTAAAGCCAACTTGGAAGACCTGCTCGCagtcacagcagctgtgggcCACCAGAATGAGCTTCCACATCTGCAGCCAAGGCTGGCAGAGACCTGGGAACAGCACCCAGAGAGGCTCCATCAGCCCCATGAAGGGACTCCCAATCTGTCTCCCTTGATGTACACATGGAGACAGACAAGCAAGAGAGTGGAGGACTAGGAGTAGAATCTAAAGTTGCCATGCATAAACCAGCATTAAACACGTGCCAGCAGGCACTGGCTGTTCAGTCCTGTCACCCATCCCAACTCCATCTCCTGCTGAGTGCTGTGAGCACAGGCCAGTGCTCGTGGCCCATCCCCAGCAGGTTTGTGCCTCACGTCCTCTCCCGCTCCTCGTCGGCGTGCTGCAGGTAGATGGTCCCGCTCTgctccttcacagactcctccAGAGGGGACAGCAAGTCCTCCAGCTCTTTCTGCTGGGACAGAATGAAGTCCAGTTCCTGATCCAGTCTGCAGAGAGAAAGAGCCCAATGCTTCCCATTCGTGTAACAgacactgcagagctgtcacacagccaggcaggagtgcagagaagaaagaaaatcattgCAAGTGCTCCAGGTCTCCTACCTCTTCTGGTCAACCTTCACCTTCTCTACTTCTCTGTGTAAGGAAGTGATCTGCAAACAGAAGACGTTTCATTACACCTTGAAAACCAAGAAGGCAGCTCTCCAAAGAAGAGAGGTGgagggagaaagcagcagcatgcAAGTTCTGCTGGAAACAAGAGATGGCCACATCAAGATGGACAGAGCCAAGATGGAGTAAGGGAGGTTCAGCTTGGAATGATCCCCCCTAAGAGAACTCGGCATCGCAGAGCAAAGGCACAGAACAATTTCCAAGTCCAAGGCCTAAAGGCCAGAACTGACACACAGAGAGGCTGTGCAAAGCACCCAGGTGGAGCTGACATCTAGTTCTTTGACAAGCAGAAAGTGCCACTCGGTGGCTTGTTGCATGTGTAACAGAGAGCTTGGAGGAGCCAAGGGAGCAGAATGAGGCTCCCCTGGAGGTCACCTCACCTTCTCTCCGTTCTCTATCAGCATGCGGTCCCAGGCGTTGACTTGTGTAGCTTGATGGAGGAAGTGCTTCTCTTGGTCTTCCAGTTCCAGGCTCCACTTGTTGATCAAACTCTCCAGCTGGGCGTAAGTCATCACTGGGGGGGCACTGAGAGGGAGTGAGGGGCAGCACAGGACACGAGGTGAGCAAAGAGCAACAGCACAACACTCACTgatttccccttcctcctccagaCCCCAGcctgagcactgcagctgctcctgcccaggcaggaAATGGTCAGAGGGAACAAAAACCCACCTGGGTGTGCTGGTTGTGGTTATGGCAGCTGTGGAGGTCACAGCTCCAATGGCACCAGTGGTGGTCAATGGCTTCAGATTCAAAGGAAAGGTGGAAGCAGAAGTAGTCCCTGCAGGAAGAGATTCAAGTCAAGCAGCAGAAGGGGACACACCTGGTACctcaggagcagagagcagctccagggtgcACTGCCCATGGCTGtaggagctgcaggagatccCTCTGGAGGGAACAACAGCAAATGCTCCATCTGTCAAGGAGGGAATGAAAACATCCCCAGCCCACGGCCTTGTCACTATCCTCATGCTTTACTGTCAGAACCAGTAAGTGCCAGCACACCCAGCTCCTCCCCTGCACCtttgcagggaaggagagaactTCTGTGTTTTCACAAAGAGATGGAAGAGGATGTGAGAAAGACAGACTGTGCTCTTTTGAGTTACTTGAGGGCTTTACaaatcacagctgctgtgctgctacTCCAACATGGCCCTTTACATCCCTCCAGAGCACTCAATTCAGCCTCCCTTCTCTTCAGTGGCTTTCAGCATCTTGTTCCTAccagtggcagtgctggttgTGGCAGCTGTGGTTGCAGGAACTTTTAATCCAAAGCCAAGTGTCCCCAGACCGGCTGTCCCAGTGGAACCAGTGGAAGTGGCCCCCACTGTGAAGAGAAGACACCATTACCAGGTTGCAGAAGCCATGGACTGCAGGGCCCCTTGGAAaagctgtgcccagcctgctgcccctccgcctgcagcagcagcagccacgctGCTCCTTTATTGCCCCGGGACAAAGCTGCCTGGAGAGACTCACGTGAGAGGCCCGtggtgctggaggaggctggggctgaAGAAGTTGCCACAGATGCAAACAAGGAGGGCCCCGTGGAGCCCAGCACTgaggtggtgctggtggtggaggCCGTGGTGGCAGCTGTGGATGTGACTGCAGGGACAAACAGCTCCATGTGAACaagcagagcacactgagctcccagcccctgcacaACAACCCTGCAGGGAGGGGGACATAAACTGCCCAGCCACACCTAGCTCTTGGGCATGTCAGCGTTTtcacctccttttcctcttaTTCTCCCTCCACTCCCTGTCTTTCACAATGTGCCCCTTTCAGATTGTGCCTCCCTTCAACTGTGCTCCCCAAACAGGCACAGAACAGAATCTGGCACGTGGGACACAATCAGAACCTCAGGACACGCTGTCCAATGGCTCTTGGAGCTGTCACAGATCACCACTGCCAGGCCAAAGCCACAGGAACAAATGCTTGGGGCCCCTTCCCACACCCCAGTCTATTTGTCTGCTTCCAACAGACAACTGTTACCAGGAGGACAGCAGACTGCCCAAAGCCTCGAGGAACTGTTGTCTAGAAGAGCTTCCTACCTCCAAGCTTGGCTCCAAAGGACAGGGTGGGTGCCTGGCTGGTGCTTGTGGCCAGCGTTGCCGTGGTTGTACTGGTGGCTGCTGTTGAAGGCGGTGCCCCAAAGGTCAGACCTGGAACCAGGAGCCAAAGGAGAAGATGGATTTTCTTCCTCCAGGCCAAGGAGCACTcgctccccagcactgcagcccctggaCAGGCCTGTCACAAACACCTCTGGCTCCAGCCCCTCGCtccactctgccccagcacaagccagaggctgcagagccagagccttGCCCCAGGTGCACCCGCAGATATCCCCATGCCACAGGCTCCCAgcccccagctgccccagggctgtgtcacagTCTGTGTGACAGTCCAGAGAGCCACCATACACAGAGTGTCAGCACACACCCTCAGAAGGCTTCAACCCATACACAGCAACACCAGagcacttcagaaggctgcaagca is a window from the Vidua macroura isolate BioBank_ID:100142 chromosome 14, ASM2450914v1, whole genome shotgun sequence genome containing:
- the LOC128814330 gene encoding nuclear pore glycoprotein p62-like produces the protein MSQFSFGAAAPGGAFGLGAPRAAATTAPTAGFSFSAPAPASAGFSFGGATPAAGGGQPAGLFSFSRSGTAAQPSGFSFGAAGAAPAAPAAAAFPLGANTPKVNFAASTTTPAPGITGGFSFGAPVASSTPSSQAAAPSGFAFGSAGSSSSSTAPSGTTGGFTFSSGSTTQAGTAGFSIGTAAPQATSAGLSFGTAPAAAASTSTATLAAATPAAAPFSLGGQPTGLTFGAPPSTAATSTTTATLATSTSQAPTLSFGAKLGVTSTAATTASTTSTTSVLGSTGPSLFASVATSSAPASSSTTGLSLGATSTGSTGTAGLGTLGFGLKVPATTAATTSTATGTTSASTFPLNLKPLTTTGAIGAVTSTAAITTTSTPSAPPVMTYAQLESLINKWSLELEDQEKHFLHQATQVNAWDRMLIENGEKITSLHREVEKVKVDQKRLDQELDFILSQQKELEDLLSPLEESVKEQSGTIYLQHADEERERTYKLAENIDAQLKRMAQDLKDITEHLNTSRGPADTSDPLQQICKILNAHMDSLQWIDQNSAVLQRKVEEVTKVCESRRKEQERSFRITFD